DNA from Saccharomyces cerevisiae S288C chromosome V, complete sequence:
CATTATCATCCTTAAGAATCAATGTAGAAATCCAAGTAAAAAGattggaaatttcaaaCTCGTGCAATTGCAAATATCCGGGGTTTATCAATTTGCTTGACTTAAAATGTAGCGgataattgaaaaaagagacCAGAGATTCCTTTGAAAGCAATTCCAACTCCTGGAAAAGAACTATCCAATCTTTCTTAGAAACTAAATTGAACTTCTTAGAAATAAAGTTATCTAACTGGTAGATCCATTCTAGTATATCTTCGTAATTGGTTGAGTgtaacttttgaaaagatctAATCATGTCATCGCTAAAGGAAGGATCATCAATGATGTTGTTAAGATCTGTAAAAGAGAATGTGTTAAAGGAATTCAAAATGTCAGTTATTCTCTTCTGAGTTCTATTGACACCAATAGGTCTGTATAGTTGCTTTTGGTATGCTGATTTAATACCATGAAATAGATCAGTTAACGTAGTCAACAAATTTTCTGTTTCAAtcacaaaattttctggTAGGCTTTTTTGTAACTTTGAGTTTGCAATTCGCGTAGGCCATTCAGTGGATACTTCTTGttccattatttttataatatcCAATAGAGTAGAGTTGTTACATAAATCGTCAGTAAAGTCAGAGTAATGATTTTTCACTAAATGTAGTATAGCTTCCGCGGCGCCGATTTGGATTTTTGCCATATAAATAAGGTTTATGTTTTCATCGTCAGTTACTTTCATATCCCAAACAGGAAAATTTTGGTCGTATAATGAAGAGGACACTAAATTTGTATCCTCATTTATCTTCATTTTAGAATCATCACTGCGATCTAAAATCTTGGAAATTGACACGCTGCAACTCTTTGCACCAACATACCGTTTTGCCATATTTTCTAATACCGTAGTTGTAGTAGTAAAGCTTTTATAAGTGTTGAAGAATGTTTCTGTGAAAATATCATTGTCCATAGTTAGTTTAACGAATGCATAATCTAGTAGTCCTATGTTATCATCGGAAAGCCCTCTGGTAGAATGACCCCTTTGTCTTTGATGATAGTAATAATTCTCAAGGTCTTTAGTGTCTaccaattttgaaaagatatTTGAAGTTAATACCAGTAAATCAAAAATCTTTTCTAGCGACGACGATTTCAATACGACACGAATAATCGATTCTTTTAGTGAATCTGATACTTGACCaatattgttgaaaaagtcCATATTTTCTAATGTCTTACTTAGTCTTCCAGTGGTATCCAAGGAATCTCTCATCTTTTGGTTTGGAGTAGCTGGATTATTAATAAGCATGGAAGAGTGTTGTGAGAATCTCTTTGGTGTTTCTATGACCATACTAGCAGGACGGGATTTACCATCATTATCGTATACCGATTTAAATACTAACTCATCTGATATATGAAACACATCCATGTCAATATTAAAAACATCTCTCACAGATTTTAATAGTCTCTGTTTATTTGATTGTTTTGACGACATCTCTTTGATCACAGGTCCGTCAATTTTTCCAACACCTGTaactttattattatcattttttgagGACATAGCATCATCTGTTAATGAGCCCATAGTGTGACTGTTTGAAGCTATTGGAATTGGTTCACTGATTGAAAGTGATTTTGAGAGGCGCGCGGATGATCTTGGAGGCGGCAACTTCGCATCACTGGCAGCACCCACTAATGTATTCTTAGGAAATAGTGAATAATTTGGGAATAGTTCATTGAATAAAATGGGTAAATAACTTCCAGTTACTAAAGCACTCCTTTGAGAACCAATAGTAGAATACGCTTTCTGGTCGATTATTGGAGGTTCGTGTTGGACACTTAATTTCATTATTCCTTCAATGTTCAACGGAGGTTGTgataaatgaaatttccaGAGCTGATAAACAACGTTATTAGGAGAATCATTATCCCTGACGTTTTCTGTCGAATTAGTTTTATGTCTCGTAGAGTCGATTGCTTGTAATCTTTGTTGCCATTTATGAAAAGCGTTTTTTGTTCtgttaattttcttttccaagtACTTGAATTTCGTATCAGATGGTAAATCATCAGCATGAATTAATAAATCGCCAAAATAAGAAATCACGTTAGCTCTCGTAAAGTCGTCATCCAGATTTGGAGGAGCGAGTATGAAAACACTACTTGTAGATTTAGATGTCCTTTGTCGCCTCTCTAACTGAATAATGGTAGGAACCCAATCTTTAAAAATAGTTTTCAATGACTGATCAGGAACATATTTCCATGAAGATGACCTTAGTACAGGAATTGAACAAATGATAGTGGCGACAGCTAGCCATGATACCATGTCTCCTAAATGTTCAAATCTACAGCCAATTTGGACCCATTTATCTAATAACTCAGCTCTCACTTTTGGAGTCACTTTTTTACTAAACTCAGGATTTGTTGGAAATAAATGTGATATTAGTAGCCTTCCAAGAAAATGGATATTTTGGTCGTTGTTGAATACCAATGGATTTAACGAGACAATTCTTCGATTAATAAACTTCGAATCATACAGCAGAGAATAGTCAAATTTCGGTGCCCATACTTTATCAAACTTTAAATTGATATGATGAACTTCATCAGCCAATGTTGTAATGTCTAAAGACAGGAAATGACTTGGATCCAATATAATCTCTAATTCATGTGTAGATGATGTTGCCATTGGAAGAGATCGAGTGAATGCGGTAAGTTTCATTAATTCGTTATGTTTATTGGCGattttaattttcaaattgttgGAAATTTCATCGTTATGCAAAGATATAGTATCTAATAAGGAAATTATAGTCTTCAGCATTGGTTCATCCAGCAAAAATCCCGGAAATACATCAAGGATTGTTTTAGCAGTTAAAGCTAATCTTTGAGTCATGGAGTCATCGACAGCAGGGGATATGTTGTAGAATTGTGTGGAATTATTTGTCAATCTTGATTTATTCTTGGTAAAAGAAAGACCGAATTGGTTGAATACCTTTAGAAACTTAATGAAATGATCTAGTAATGGAAACATCAATAACAGATTAATAACAGCTCTATGTGTCTTAGATAATGATTTCTCATTAGGTACGTCCGATTGCTTTGGACCGGGGTAAAATAAGACTGTGTGACATAAACTTTCTATTGTGCCTGATATAATTTTACCATCACTGTCTTGTCTTAAATCTGGGTGCGGGTAAACTTCAGATAAATACTTCAGGTCCAGTGTAATAGGTTCACCCATTTGGCCAAATGATTGCTTTTGGTGCAGAGCTTCCGCTTGTGCTTGGTTGTTtgtttgttgttttttctgTTGATGGTTTTCATTTGCTATACTACTATTTGAAGCTGGTAAAGTTGGATCAAAAAACTTAATGTTACTATTCAAACCACTTTTGTAAAGGTTGAGAACGCAACCTTTCAATTGAGCCCTATAAAGACGGTAATCAGGTACTAGCATTTGAGGATCTATAGCCATGCTGCTTCTTGCTGAGGCCACATCATTGCCACTGTTAGTGGCCGTAGTACTACTGCtgtcatcattttttaaagACGAACCGTCGTTCCCATAAAACCTGCTTTCCCTGTTTCTAGAATACGCATCATTACGGAGATTCTGAGAGGAGgacgaagaggaagaggaaggGGCTGTCATTGAGCTATTATAGTTTGTAGCAACAGTCTGGCCATGGGACTTATTAACCCATCCAGTCTTAAAAACAGTTGTATCATAGTTTTCAGAGTTTAAGTGGATAACATTTCTTTGCTTTTGCTCGTTAtcgttgttattattgctattgttattattagtGCCGCTACTGTTACTGATACCTGAAGTGTTCAACGATTTCTCTAGCGTAGTTCCAGTGCTACATCGAGACTGAGGAGGTGATAAAGACGAGGAACGTGAAGGCAACAATGAGTCTTTCGAATGGGCACTCTTCTTGTACGCAATGGGAGTCTCATCCTGGGCATTGGACTTCTGGCTAGAAGAATTGCTTATTTCATCTTCGGAGCAGACAGACGGAGAATCGTCTTTTAGCGTAGAGGCTATGCTTCTAGAAGATCTGGTGTTAGTATCCGAATGATACATCCCCAAGTTCACCTGACTGGAACTAGTGGATGTGTACTGCTTGGAGGGTGGAAATACGGAGCTTTTTCTCTTATCTCTGTTGTTGTCTTCCCCTCTGTGGTGACTGTGTCCCTGGCCATGGTGATGGTGGGAATGCATGTATGGAGAAGCACCGCTTGTCGAGTTTCGAATAGTTTGAGAGGATGATGACGGCGACGACGACGATGCTGTAGACGCAGTAGTTGTCTTATGAGACGTGGAAGTTGAGCTTGAACTAGCACTGGCCGTTGAAGATTTCCTGTTCTTAGACCAGAGAAGACCTTTCATTAGACTCCTGCTTCgttatttgttttttttgtgtCTATCCAGAAAAGGCACGACGACCGTGTGTTCTTTTAAACTGAAACGTTTGCTTGTTTGTTCTGTTGGAAAAAATGGGACTGATCTGCAGTCTCCTAACCAaagagggaaaaaaaagaaagaaaattgcgTATAGCGGGAACGGGAGAATACGAAATCTgtatattaaaaatgaaaaagaatgtt
Protein-coding regions in this window:
- the BEM2 gene encoding GTPase-activating protein BEM2 (Rho GTPase activating protein (RhoGAP); contains RhoGAP activity specific for both Rho1p and Cdc42p, and potentially Rho4p; acts with the RhoGAP Bem3p to negatively regulate Cdc42p-dependent signal transduction; involved in the control of cytoskeleton organization and cellular morphogenesis; required for bud emergence and for the morphogenesis checkpoint in response to actin depolymerization; localizes to sites of polarized growth and the plasma membrane), translating into MKGLLWSKNRKSSTASASSSSTSTSHKTTTASTASSSSPSSSSQTIRNSTSGASPYMHSHHHHGQGHSHHRGEDNNRDKRKSSVFPPSKQYTSTSSSQVNLGMYHSDTNTRSSRSIASTLKDDSPSVCSEDEISNSSSQKSNAQDETPIAYKKSAHSKDSLLPSRSSSLSPPQSRCSTGTTLEKSLNTSGISNSSGTNNNNSNNNNDNEQKQRNVIHLNSENYDTTVFKTGWVNKSHGQTVATNYNSSMTAPSSSSSSSSQNLRNDAYSRNRESRFYGNDGSSLKNDDSSSTTATNSGNDVASARSSMAIDPQMLVPDYRLYRAQLKGCVLNLYKSGLNSNIKFFDPTLPASNSSIANENHQQKKQQTNNQAQAEALHQKQSFGQMGEPITLDLKYLSEVYPHPDLRQDSDGKIISGTIESLCHTVLFYPGPKQSDVPNEKSLSKTHRAVINLLLMFPLLDHFIKFLKVFNQFGLSFTKNKSRLTNNSTQFYNISPAVDDSMTQRLALTAKTILDVFPGFLLDEPMLKTIISLLDTISLHNDEISNNLKIKIANKHNELMKLTAFTRSLPMATSSTHELEIILDPSHFLSLDITTLADEVHHINLKFDKVWAPKFDYSLLYDSKFINRRIVSLNPLVFNNDQNIHFLGRLLISHLFPTNPEFSKKVTPKVRAELLDKWVQIGCRFEHLGDMVSWLAVATIICSIPVLRSSSWKYVPDQSLKTIFKDWVPTIIQLERRQRTSKSTSSVFILAPPNLDDDFTRANVISYFGDLLIHADDLPSDTKFKYLEKKINRTKNAFHKWQQRLQAIDSTRHKTNSTENVRDNDSPNNVVYQLWKFHLSQPPLNIEGIMKLSVQHEPPIIDQKAYSTIGSQRSALVTGSYLPILFNELFPNYSLFPKNTLVGAASDAKLPPPRSSARLSKSLSISEPIPIASNSHTMGSLTDDAMSSKNDNNKVTGVGKIDGPVIKEMSSKQSNKQRLLKSVRDVFNIDMDVFHISDELVFKSVYDNDGKSRPASMVIETPKRFSQHSSMLINNPATPNQKMRDSLDTTGRLSKTLENMDFFNNIGQVSDSLKESIIRVVLKSSSLEKIFDLLVLTSNIFSKLVDTKDLENYYYHQRQRGHSTRGLSDDNIGLLDYAFVKLTMDNDIFTETFFNTYKSFTTTTTVLENMAKRYVGAKSCSVSISKILDRSDDSKMKINEDTNLVSSSLYDQNFPVWDMKVTDDENINLIYMAKIQIGAAEAILHLVKNHYSDFTDDLCNNSTLLDIIKIMEQEVSTEWPTRIANSKLQKSLPENFVIETENLLTTLTDLFHGIKSAYQKQLYRPIGVNRTQKRITDILNSFNTFSFTDLNNIIDDPSFSDDMIRSFQKLHSTNYEDILEWIYQLDNFISKKFNLVSKKDWIVLFQELELLSKESLVSFFNYPLHFKSSKLINPGYLQLHEFEISNLFTWISTLILKDDNGTESLFFEKLPQSIKLLIKLHTSLTTFFVMEISNVNKSSSERLTTCKVILQILNYIRWKNGSLDLFDSEEDESPHAICPHIPAFIETAIAHAIISPESRNYELSWIKASEKLSDPTKGTQNLRSISNVLEKIDDIHIKRFIEIDDVFSKNCKNLCPCPGWFISRLLEISQFVPNMSITNSKLINFDKRRFVNNIISNVLDLIPNEREFPLDIEMSDENPSKRTTFGRILFNNFEDVNKVYRKKTKKVSESEAISERFQEQGVFNEILVNEIEKIKREARKLEVLLDQEKILKNSAALHQAVPKKNRKSVIISGTHSDNDHSYNINKNTGQTPSLGSVMESNNSARNRRDSRASFSTNRSSVVSNSSHNGVSKKIGGFFRRPFSIGGFNTSSSNYSLNSILSQEVSSNKSILPSILPEVDSMQLHDLKPSYSLKTFEIKSIMEIINHRNIPAYYYAFKIVMQNGHEYLIQTASSSDLTEWIKMIKASKRFSFHSKKYKGKTHNKIFGVPLEDVCERENTLIPTIVVKLLEEIELRGLDEVGLYRIPGSIGSINALKNAFDEEGATDNSFTLEDDRWFEVNAIAGCFKMYLRELPDSLFSHAMVNDFTDLAIKYKAHAMVNEEYKRMMNELLQKLPTCYYQTLKRIVFHLNKVHQHVVNNKMDASNLAIVFSMSFINQEDLANSMGSRLGAVQTILQDFIKNPNDYFKQ